The following nucleotide sequence is from Pochonia chlamydosporia 170 chromosome 4, whole genome shotgun sequence.
CACAAACTGCAGTCAGAGGCCAGAAGTATTGAGAACTTCAAAGTATTCCAAGTTCATACTTTGTTGTCTCCAATGCCATGTTTGAACAAATCATGGTGCAGAGAGCACCAGAAGTGTCCAAATATTTATGGCCCCTGACTTGGACGTCCAGCGACCTCACCACCAGTATGGCCTCTTCAAATTAGACAACATCTCCAGATAAGGTATATTTCGGCATAAATGAGAAAGATATATATGAGCAAATGAACTCGCAGCTCTATATACGCTACACAACACCATACACCACGCTCAAACCATCAACCATATCCCCAAACACCaatcccatccatctcaaTAAACAACCCCCTCCACCCAAAAACacccaaacacaacacaaAACCATTCATCAACCATCAAATCATCATTCTAAATCCACGCCATCCCCGCCCCCAGACCAAGCATCCCAACCGCCCCAACCACACCCGTACACCTAGCCCCCCCTCCCCGCGAACTACTACTAAACAACGAACTCGTCGTCGTAGCGGTCCCCTTCCCCGTCCCCGTCGACGAAGCACCCCCAGTCGTCGTAGTAGGACAATTCGTCGAGCACGGCAAATCACTCGTAAACGCCCCCGTGACAGTCGACACCGGAAAAACAGGCGCCTGTGTCCCTATATCCGGATTCGGCACGTCGTTCTGCGTGTCGGGATTCAACACATTCGCAACGACGTGCATTATGCCATTGGCGATCAGGATATCTGGCTGAATAAGCTGCGCCGTATCAATATACTTGTTATTTCCGTCCTGTCGAACCACAACCTGCTCTGCCTTGCCAGCGGGGTCGTTCGCCAGTGTATTCAGTTTGGAGCCATTGGTGAGGAGATTCGACGAGAGGACCTGGTCCGGTATGATGTGGTATTTCATTATTCTCGCTAGTTGGCTTGCGTTGAGAGACTGCAGACCCCCGCCGATGAGGTTATACGCATCATCTTTTGGCGCAAACACGGTAATGTTCTTGCGGTACGCGACGTCAGGCATCAACTTTGCGGCGTAGAGGGAACCCAGGAAGGATTTCGCCTGGAATGCGATGGCGGTGTCGGAGATGAGCGTAGGCgggatgaggatgttgtCCACGACTTGGATGAGACCGCCTGTGAAGGGGATGTCGGCCTGGACGAGTGTAGACCGCGTTCCCTGGCCGCTAATGAAGGTAACGGAGCCGGGCTGCTTGTTGACGAGCACGCCTTGGCCGGTGGTGACGTTTGTGAATGTAGGGCTGACGAGGCGTGTGGTCTCGTAGTATGTTTGGCCTTCTTTGAGCATGCCGGCGGACACGACGCCGTTGAGGATGTGGTATTGGAGGAATGGCatcgtcttctccttgttgtcTGGCTCCCAGCTGGATTGGAGGGATGTGTATTGGATTTTGTCGATGGCCTTGTCTGATGGTGCGACAATCTGAGAGATGTCAGCTTTCATTCTTGTCTGGTATGATTTCGCATAGTGGTTTGACATCAATGGATGAAAGCGCATTTATTGCGTATGTGTAaattggacatggagtcttACCGTCACGCCATTGTCACTCGGCAGTTCCAACAAGACATCGGGATATTTCTGCATGAGTTAGTCGCTGCATCTTCGAATGGCAGACTCAAACCTACCTTGATCAACTCATAAAACTTGGTCAGATTCTTATTCCCAGAAAGCACAGTCCCCAAGTCCTTCTTATCATCCGCCACGACGGCCACCACAAACGCGACAACGCCCAGCGCTGCGTGGAGCAACATTTCGTCTCAAGTGATGTCTGCGATGTTGTCGGAATGAAGAACAACACAATTGCGACAGTCGCTCACGATAAAAGAAATACCCCCGACAATGGCAAATAGGGGAAATCAAACACAATTATCAAGGTGCCAAGCATGCGCGCCCATCCAACAGCCTCGCTTAAAGCTCTATCGTCATCTGCGACACGCGAAACAAAGACGATGGTGTTGGGCTCCGTCACCGAGATCAcaagctggctggtgcaCAAGGCTGGGCTGTCAGGTCCAACACGTTTTCCCCAGGTTTAGAAAGTTCAGATTGGACAAAAACTGATGGCCACCCTCTTTTTTTATCCCCTCCTTTCTTTGCGGCGCCACGGCGTTGATTGCGAGGCGTTTGAAGGTGGTGAGGCGCCGCTGGTTCCTGGCGAGGCGATTCAATTGGCAAGGGCAGCAATTTATTGCAACTTTTTCATCATTTGGTACACTTTTGTGCCGTTCTTCCGTTGCAGCACCGTTGGATGGAGTGCCGTCAAGGTTGGTGGTGCAATTCGACAGCAAAAAAGTCGGAGGCTGATAATTACCACCCACCAAATGCCAGAGAGACGTGACAAAGGCAAGCAGACATGAGcagcccaaaaaaaaaaaaagccaGACCAGTGACAGCGCCagatccaagtcttcctgCATGTTACTCCCTACTCCGTCGTTACACCTTGTCTCGTCCTGTCTGCAGGGAACACAAGCGCATGCATCGAACACTGTATACCTGGATACATATAGTCATTGACCAGGACTCTAGAATACGAAGTGATCGACAAGAGGCCTGTCAGCGGCCCGAGAACCACAGCCCCAGAGACTAAAAATTACTTGACATGTACAAATAAAGTGGTCGGGTTTTCTTATGCTTCAGAAATCTTTTTATTCTATGCCGCATGCATATACGCACGCTTATCCGGTATCACAACATCTCTTCCAATCGCCTTCTGTCCAGTCCCAgcgctcttcttcagcttaTGTGAAACACTTGGTGACTAAAGTGACACAGTCTCTTTGTATACAACAAGACAAGACCCAAGACCCTGCCTTGTCAGTCCACTGATTCGACCTGTCACTGCAGTCCAGAAGCTCTTTGGGACTTCGTGTCTCACACGGGTGTAACATTCAAGGTTCCCATGCAGACTCCAACCACGCTGCTGTAGGAGTACGAAGTGCATCTCGTACAATACCTTGTTTAGCATCTTGATTTGCTCAACCATGGGAGCCTAAGAAGAACCGCATATAGAATTTTGGGCGTGATCTATAGCACAGCGGGATACGGAGTACCATGTGTAATACAAGTACGATATGGCGAAACTACCCTGAACCTTGCTGGCTATTTCCTTTTCATCTTTTGCGCTGGGCTGACCAAATGACTGATGGTGAGGTGAATCGAGTAAAGTTGCCGGGAAGTGAGTGAGAAAAATGGCAGCGATGTTTGGCTTGGCACAGCATGTTAGCCCTCTGACAAGTCGAATGAGCGAATTTGCACATCTGACATCCTGGTTGCTGTTgaacacaaccaacactcaacaacattgaagctgaaCAACGAGGCAATTTGATCAAAAAGACCCGCCCGGTTGGACTTCCCGACACCAACAATCCCAGTCCCAGTCGGCCAACGAAAAAAAGAACCACATTATGCCATAGAATATGGAAAATGCCGAAGAATCCTGCaaacacaaaacaaaaaacgTGCTTCTTCGATTTGTCCTACCAGACAGTGAACAGATTTTTTCTTGTTTCCGGCCCCACCCTAAGCACAGTTTTGGTGCATTAGAGGCTCCCAAACAACCTCGTAGCTGCATGTGCAGGCGTGACACTTTTGCACTGGACCGAGACAAAACCTCCAGAATACGAGAATGTTGGTGTGCCCACCACCTCACGAAACCCAGTGAAGTGCACCCCGTCATCTAGGATTCCCCTGTCTAGTGTCGGATGAGTTGCGGCGCTGTTTCGACTCAACTCAATGCGCCCGTCAACTTCAGAAATCTCCCTGCCACCATTCGCCAATCCGTCAACTCAACCATGCCTCATGGGCTACACTTGACCAAGATTGCTAGCAGCCATTAGGCTCTGTCGAGTATGTCGGCATAACAGGTttttgctttggccaagCCTGTAGGGCAGTATCAACCCTGAGCAACTGGACCACCAGTAACAACCATCTCGGTGAACTTCCTTAGTTGCTTGTTGGAGGTGTGTAGATAAAGGAATATTCACTTCGACCAGCACACAACTGGTATACCCGCTATTATCTCGCGGATGATAGCTACATCACAAGACTGCAGCGGGCGTCGTTATCCACATCTTCTGGCATAAACTTGAGGCTACAGTTGGGCGTCGCGCGCGCGATTGCtttccatgtccttgtcatccaCTTATGGAGTATAGAATACATTAGTTCCTCGTCTTTTCACGAGGAGTTGTCTAAACATCCGCCTGGCTTACTTGGCGAATGTCGTTCAATGTCCCGATCTCAACAAAAACGAAGCTGATAACAcatcaatccatccatgcatATCTGCCTCTGCCAGCTTGAAGTGTGGATATTTGGCCGCAGGTATTGACAGCATGGCGGATGACAGCTCGATTGGCGTCGATCTCGGTATCGTCGTGGGGCGGGGATCCGGACATATGCATCCGGTTTAGAACCAGCCGAAAAGAGCCAGAAAGCAAACCGAATGTTCTTCTCTTGAATAAGTCTTTATCCAACCACCAGCTATTGAGCGATAGTGCGTGATATCAAGGTAGGCGATGGTTCTGGCTCGAGACGAAATCGACTGTCTGTTGGGCTGGGCCAATTTTGAGGAGCAAGGCCGCTCATAGCCACCCTATAACGTTAGTCTTATTGCCAGTATTGAGAATTTGTCGAATTGAGGAACTCATTGTTACCTGGAACTCGTGATGATTGACAACGTTAGGCTTGAGGGTGACCCAGGAAACCGGGTTGCGGAGTACCGTATCCCCAGATGAACCGTTTCGTCGGTAGGGGATAAGATTTGCATTGATCAATGCTTGTTTACCATTGCATCCATTCTTCATTGGGGTATCATTTTCGATGCTTTGGTACATCTTGGCTTAGCAATCCACCGCAAAAAACTTGGTCACATCGGCCAAATAAATTTGGCATAGTCTCTCCCGGACAGTAATTACTATTAGTGAACAATCCATCTTGCCGACTAGACTTGAATCCTTGTGAAAATGCACTAccgagaaaaaaaaattgaacCTTTGTTAGGAATGGTCAACCGGGAGAACCGACGACCTGGAAATCATCCTGGGAGGCGTCAGACTTTGGTGGTACGAAGCTCCCCGTCTGGAACGATATTCTGGATGGGGAAATAAATGCACTGGCGACTCGTTCTGCGGAATTTGACTTTCGACACGTGCTTTGTGGACCACATCACGGACAACAGGTAGCTAGCAGGCGAAAAATTGCTGTTTGTTAGTCGTTAGATGATCCTCAAATGAGATGATATTGCCGTCACGTGGAGTGGCGCAAATGTCGTAGGCTTGGTGTTTGCagcttgatgaggaggatgaggaagttCAGCCTTTGGGTGTGTTTCTGTTCTCAAACGCCTGCCAACTACGAAGGGGGTTGGCGAGTGAGAAAACTTGGAGCTCAGTCGCGGAGAATTGCTGAGTCGGAAATATTCCGCAATGAATGAATCAATCAATCGAGTTTGCCCGTGATCCACTGGTTGCTTGTGCTGTATGCCATAGAAAAGTCATGATAAACGAGACATGCTCAAAGGCCCAAGGTTGCAATATTGCCCAGAGCTGAAACTCGTCGAATATCCGTGCTTGGCTTGCATAGACAATTGGGTCATTCCTAGTTGCCCGGGCGTGAAATCTCAAAGATTCTGTCATGTTCCCATCATGACCCCAGGTTTGGTTCTACTGGCACCATACATAATATTGCAGGACACAGCAGGCTATGACGACGCCATTGACACTTGATTGCTGGTCTGGCCATGGGGTAAGTTGCATTTTGTCGTCTTCGCACCACCCATCTCCCGACATGTAACCGCACACGACCCTGGCCCAACCCTCCTGTGCTCCCAGTCCATGGGCAACCAGCCTGAGGTGCGTGCGAGCTCAATGTCGAGCTCTCATGTGTACATTGATAGAATAAGTCCGCTTCCGTGAAGCTGGGCCAAAACGGGAAATGGGTGTGCGCCTAGAAGGCAATGCAGGAACAGGGGTTAGGTTGAAGCCACGACCACCTTAATCAGCCACATTTGCTGCCGCTTTTGCGacattcttcttcaccttcccGCACAAAAATCATGAAATGCCAAGCAAGGCAGGTTGGCGTTGGAACCACAGGGGTCACCGTTCGGCTTGcctttggcaaagttgtgGCGGCCCCGTCGACGATTTGAAGCTCGGGACTCGTCCGACATTTGACCGTTGTTGTCTGAGTGGCCGGTTCTGTCTAACGATATCCTCCAGCTCTCATCTCTCAAGGGCAATCCACCAAAGACGGACTGGGAATCACTTTGCAACATTTCATCCTCGTTGGTTGTGGGCTATGCAATCTGAGACCTGATCGATCACGGCGGCTAAAAGGTCACTGGCGTAAATTGGCGACTATGTGAACGCTCTTTAGTGGCATCTATTTCTGTCCTTCTCTTGAACTCGCATCACAGTGATtgctactccgtacacctGCGACAAATTATTAGCTGACGGTCAATGATTGCAAATTGCAAGTGGCTTCATGCCATAGCGGAAGCGCCAGGGGCATCTTGGCAAAGCTAGCCTAAAGACGGCGTCTCGACATCAACAGGTACAAGTTTGCCCTGCTCCAAACCGGTCAACTAGAGGGGTTCGTATTGAGCCAATGGGCAGTTGCAAATAGAGTCAGTGACGCAGCACGTTTCTCTCCCCAGTGGCTCGAGTTGGACACAAGAACGGGGCCGCTGAAAAATTGCGGGAAGGATGCATAATGTCTTGTAGTTGGCGGATCGGATAGGGTACTAGATGAATCACAAATCGGAAAAAATCCAGGTGTGGTGATTGTTGAACCAGATATTTACCAAACTGGAGAGAGAGCGCATTATTCGGGAACTTTGCTTTATCTAGACTCGTGTGATGATACGCTGCTCGTGTCTGTATCGTCTGGTATCTGGCTTCCAGGTCAACTTGGGGCAACTGCAAAAGGGTGCTGGTATTAGATGGTCAAAGAACCATATCTTTCTGAGCAAACCGATAACGACAGGGGGCACAGCGACAATTCCGGCGCAGCTGAGTTCGTCGTGCAAACTTCTCTTTTCGTCGTGGCCTAGGCAACCAGGGATGTCCGTTCTGAAATGCGTCGAGACTTCAAGCCCAACCCGTTGAGGCTTGCCGGAATCTCGCTCTGATGACGGTGACATGTTTCCCAAGAACGCTCAACCATCAATGTGAGGCACGTCAAAGGACCCAAGGTTCCCTGAGTGGAGGCAACCAAGTTTGGCTGCAGCTCGCATTCACGGGCGGGAGGCGTCTGAGGTGCTCCGCTCATTCCGAGTTGGAGTGACACTTCCACGTCGGCGAGGCTGTGGGTGCGGCGGGTGCATGGGCATCGGGTCTTGTCCACGCCGTCTGGTGTGTTGAATTTGGCTGCGACATTGGTCGCTCCTGCCGCCTCTATGGACACCAGCGGGAATTCACTGGTGGACGAGGGGCCAACTTTAGCAAGAGCGACCGCCGCCTTGGTACCTAGATTGTCACTGAGCCtgctcaccagaccacacaaGACGACacaggctggctgggctgggcacACGTCCTGCGGCGGCCCCTCCTTTCTCGATATCCACCACGAGCTGCCCACCCCTCCCCATCGTACCGTCGCCCCTTCCTGTCCTGCTCCTGCCTGGCTTCTTGAGCGAACCAAGCCAGGGTCATCCAATGTTGACCAGATGTGACCAGATGTGACCAGGCCCAGGCAAGCCAGGACTGGCTCCCAACCATGGCCCTCGCTCTGGCCCTTTCCGATCAATTTAATCGTTCATCAATGGTCAACCGGTCTGGTGGCCTTGCGCGAGCCCAAGTGCCACTGCTTCAACGCACTGCAAGATCGCACCTGTCGAGGTGCCTTTTTTTGGAGTCCCGCCCACATGTCTTCAACCCTGTGACCTCCAACTCTTGTCTGCTCACTTGCACACAGCTCCGGATCTGCTTCATTCGTTTAGTTATCGAGGGCCTGCCGCGTCTAAGGAGTCACTTCATTGCAGTAGAGAGAGCTCGCTTCTTCTGTGACTGACGGAGACGTCGAGTTCAACCGCCAGGAATTCATCCTTCCCTTCGTTGGTTCGCCATTTCAAAAACGTCAAGAACGTCAAACCCGAGACGCTACCTGTTTCTTTCTGGTCAAGCCTCTCTCACCAGTGCCGTTCACAGACCTACCGAAGTTTTCGTTTTTCCCTAGTTATATTTTTCCCGCTTTAATTGCTTTAATATCTACctgccgccttcttctcacactccatcatcttcctccggCACCCACGCATCCTTTCGCCATGGAGCAGGAGCCGTACAATCACGGGTACTATGGCCATCCTGTCCCTTCTGCTGCCACCACAGTCAATCCTACACCAATCCGACCCGGAACACCAAACACAGACGGCAGTCGCAATCCATTCGGTGAGAACGACGGTGCTTCCTCACATCGGCCTGGCAGAAACACGAACCCATTTTCCAGTCCCAATGGCTCAAGACCCGCTTCAAGCTTTGGCTCATCCAGCGCTTTGGGACCTCGATATGATGTCAACGCCCAGCGCTACTTTCATTCTCGGCGCGTGATGAAGGGTGAAGTAGAGAAACCctggttggagaagaaggatccCAAAGAGAAATGGGTCACTATTATGCCTATCATTGGCATTTTCATCGGCCTGGCCATTTCTGGATTTCTGGTGTGGGACGGCATTCGCAATGTTGTGCATCACAAATATTGCAATGTCCTGGATGACAACTTTGACGGCGGCTTTAACACCAATATTTGGACCAAAGAAGTCCAGGTTGGAGGCTTTGGGTAAGTCGCAGCCTTGACATGTTATGATTGTCACACCCCGCGCGATGCTAATATACTTTGCAGCAACGGCGAGTTCGAGGAGACAACTGCCGGCGACGAAAATGTTTTcatccaaaatggcaacctTGTCATCAAAGCCACTCTCCAAGATGCTGAGAAAGTTGAAAAAGACTACACCATTAACCTGCTCAAGGACGGAACTTGCACCTCCAAAGATTGGTATAGCTGCGTAGCTGCCACCAACTTGACTGCCGGTAACTCGAGTATCGTACCGCCGACCAAGTCTGGTCGTATCAACACCATGAAGGGCGCCAAAATTAAGTACGGCCGTGTCGAGGTGACGGCCAAGCTTCCTGAAGGTGACTGGCTCTGGCCTGCCATTTGGATGATGCCTGTCAAGGACACCTACGGCCCTTGGCCCGCGTCCGGAGAAATTGACATCATGGAGTCTCGTGGCAACAACTGGACATACGCCCAAGGCGGCAATAACATCATGTCATCGGCTCTCCACTGGGGTCCGGACCCCGCCAACGATGCTTGGTGGAAAACAAACCACAAGCGGCAGGCGCTTCACACCACGTACAGCAGCGGGTTCAACACTTATGGCCTTGAATGGTCCCAAAAATATCTCTTCACCTACGTCAATAGTCGTCTGCTCCAGGTTCTTTacaccaactttgacaagccTATGTGGCAGCGTGGCGGTTTCCCTGATGCGACTTCAAACGGGACCAAATTGCAGAACAGCTGGGCGCAGACTGGGCGCAAGAACACACCTTTTGACCAAGAGTTCtatctcatcatcaaccttgctgttggtggcacAAATGGCTggtttgaagatggaaaatCTAATAAGCCGTGGCTTGATCGATCACCCAATGCACGAAAGGACTTCTGGGCTGATAGAGAGAACTGGCAGGCAACCTGGAAGCAGCCTCAGCTTGAAGTCAGCCGTGTGTTGATGCTTCAACAGTGCGACGGCGATGAGGGATTGTAGGGCCCCACCCACAAATCACCTAGGCCACTGCGtgcattttgttttcttcattattttggttggtttgttggcttTAAATCGTCTCATACTGGATACATACTACATACATCACGTTTTGGAGCAATTGGTAATATCATAGACTTGGGGGAAGCGGGATATGAAAACTTTCTGGGATCATGTGTATTTGGATATTTGCGGCCACAAATGGGGTGGGAGGACGACATTCATTCTGGgttgttgtttgcttggTTTTGGaatatacatacatacaagTCCCTTGGCGCATGCTTGGGTACGTCTGGTTGAGTTTTTTGGCAGGCAGTTGGAATATTTTGATAATGGCACATGTACATGCGAGCAGGGGTATTGGGCACAGAGCAAATACACACAGCGGCATTGGCTGACGCCGACATGTTATCTGACGGACATTGCATTGTGCGAACCGTCGTGATGACGGAACACAGTGATTAAACAACGCAAGCCGCAACTACGGAGAATGTGTGAGACGAATGTCCGTTGACGTGTGTGGTGAGACCCGACAGGCATTGGCGCTTTATCTCAGACGCCGCTGGTTTACGCCTCCAGACTGCCAGTCATCAGATACGATGCTCGTTTAATATTTGAGACCGTTGCCAGTTCGCGCCATGGGCGGCGGCTCACAGAGCGACTACTGATTGCCACGCAGTTAAGCATCTGGATCCGCTTGATCTCTTCcagccaccatggccaaacATATTCTGGAACCTACAACCCGgctggtactccgtacatggacatggagctggaTCCGGGACATTTGTCTCGTCAGCTCAAGCCTTTTTTTCAGCCTGCTCGACGCCACGGATCGGGAGCAAATAACGCCATTGCGATTATGACAACTTCATTTGTCTTTGTTTGCCTTATCAGCACACCGGGCTGCCCATTCGGGAACAAGAGTTTGCTCAATATTGTATCCATTGGCTAAGCCTCGATGTTGAAATGTTGATAGAGTAGAGAAAGTCGCCTGGATTCTTGATCGGCGTACCCGTATCCGTATCCATTCATTATGCTATGCAAAATGCAGCATGGACAGCCCACCACGCCTGGTCCAGCAGGGGACCATGAGGCAAAGCTGAAGATAGAGAGCAACTAGGCTGGTGTGTTATTTTTTCCCCTCTTATTCTTTCTTATTTAGGagctttctttctttttcggTTCAGGAGTTTGCATCGGCGTGTCCTCCAAGGAAGTGTGTTGCGCCATGACGGCGAGTTGGGACGAGAAGAGTCGCATGCAGGGAACATCTGTTGCACCGGATTCGCAATGAggatccatccatcttcttgaCATGCATGTCGGTACATGCGTGCGAGTAATGAATATCCGGAAATAATTGCTCTGTGTTCTGTGTGCGCATCTCAAATGAATCGGAACTGATAAAATCTAATCTGTACTTAACACtggagccattttgaaggtTCTCCAGTTAACGCGGACACTAACATTCGGGCAGACTCAGGAACAGTAAAACACCGATAAAAAGTGGACCAATTGagtttttttcttgttccaggAAAAACTCCTTTGGCGCCAAGGCACCGAGACTCGACGGTTACCAACTAGTAACGGCCGGGGGTGACCTCTCGGAACTCGCAGTTGTTACACCCGAAGATCATGGACCAAGGTGCAGGGCTCTCACTACTGTTGCTAGGACAAGGTGTGGCAACTGTAAGCGATACGGCAAGATAGATCCATCTCGAGGCTACGGAGTACTGGAagggggaaaaaaaaattgacGTTTTCCTTCTACTCCTGTAAGGAGCTTGATTATGATCCTAGACAGATGAAGGCCCGCCAAGATAACGCCAGCTGGGAGCCAATGGACCAACGCGGTTGTGACAGATGGGCAGCAAGGATGCCTGCAAAATCCACTGTGCTACAGTATGTGATACAGCTGAACAGTGACATGTCCCTGCAAGAACATGACGGCATTCCAAGTCGGTTTTCTCGTGTTAGTCACTGGCCTGGCTCGGGCGAAACTAGTGACAGCCGCTGGTGTTGGCACTGCTTAGCT
It contains:
- a CDS encoding beta-Ig-H3/Fasciclin (similar to Metarhizium robertsii ARSEF 23 XP_007825254.2); its protein translation is MLLHAALGVVAFVVAVVADDKKDLGTVLSGNKNLTKFYELIKKYPDVLLELPSDNGVTIVAPSDKAIDKIQYTSLQSSWEPDNKEKTMPFLQYHILNGVVSAGMLKEGQTYYETTRLVSPTFTNVTTGQGVLVNKQPGSVTFISGQGTRSTLVQADIPFTGGLIQVVDNILIPPTLISDTAIAFQAKSFLGSLYAAKLMPDVAYRKNITVFAPKDDAYNLIGGGLQSLNASQLARIMKYHIIPDQVLSSNLLTNGSKLNTLANDPAGKAEQVVVRQDGNNKYIDTAQLIQPDILIANGIMHVVANVLNPDTQNDVPNPDIGTQAPVFPVSTVTGAFTSDLPCSTNCPTTTTGGASSTGTGKGTATTTSSLFSSSSRGGGARCTGVVGAVGMLGLGAGMAWI
- a CDS encoding glucan 1,3-beta-glucosidase (similar to Sclerotinia sclerotiorum 1980 UF-70 XP_001593690.1); protein product: MEQEPYNHGYYGHPVPSAATTVNPTPIRPGTPNTDGSRNPFGENDGASSHRPGRNTNPFSSPNGSRPASSFGSSSALGPRYDVNAQRYFHSRRVMKGEVEKPWLEKKDPKEKWVTIMPIIGIFIGLAISGFLVWDGIRNVVHHKYCNVLDDNFDGGFNTNIWTKEVQVGGFGNGEFEETTAGDENVFIQNGNLVIKATLQDAEKVEKDYTINLLKDGTCTSKDWYSCVAATNLTAGNSSIVPPTKSGRINTMKGAKIKYGRVEVTAKLPEGDWLWPAIWMMPVKDTYGPWPASGEIDIMESRGNNWTYAQGGNNIMSSALHWGPDPANDAWWKTNHKRQALHTTYSSGFNTYGLEWSQKYLFTYVNSRLLQVLYTNFDKPMWQRGGFPDATSNGTKLQNSWAQTGRKNTPFDQEFYLIINLAVGGTNGWFEDGKSNKPWLDRSPNARKDFWADRENWQATWKQPQLEVSRVLMLQQCDGDEGL